Proteins from one Fragaria vesca subsp. vesca linkage group LG6, FraVesHawaii_1.0, whole genome shotgun sequence genomic window:
- the LOC101300372 gene encoding NAC transcription factor NAM-2-like translates to MNRIRDENIYNYHPRTLAGNESTPKDLSLIEQGGYWKATKRDETIKTQGGEEIGYKMHLDFYDGTHAQGTKTNWKMHEYRINEENGISSRNNNNKGEGSSRRLDEWVLYKIYINKNFKADTNNHSSKTPDNFEVVLPVTNVTMTIKTYHQLFSMKIKINLATPHSSTTQL, encoded by the exons ATGAACCGGATTCGTGATGAGAATATCTATAATTACCATCCTCGAACTCTTGCTG GGAACGAAAGTACCCCAAAGGATCTAAGCCTAATCGAACAAGGTGGATACTGGAAAGCAACCAAAAGAGATGAAACCATCAAAACTCAAGGTGGTGAAGAAATTGGATATAAAATGCATTTGGATTTTTATGATGGAACACATGCACAAGGTACAAAGACAAACTGGAAAATGCATGAATACAGGATCAATGAAGAGAATGGCATTAGTTCCCGAAATAATAACAACAAGGGTGAAGGCAGCAGCAGGAGG TTGGATGAGTGGGTTTTGTATAAGATTTACATAAACAAGAATTTCAAAGCTGATACAAACAACCATAGTTCAAAGACACCAGACAATTTTGAAGTAGTACTCCCAGTTACAAATGTTACAATGACTATAAAAACTTATCATCAGCTATTCAGCATGAAGATCAAGATCAATCTCGCAACGCCTCACAGTTCGACTACTCAACTTTGA